From a region of the Alkalidesulfovibrio alkalitolerans DSM 16529 genome:
- a CDS encoding PilZ domain-containing protein, which yields MSFLKKLLNVASGKKEGSERRTAFRVEIPQLRAKLSGKPVSVSVRDISATGISLNSVAKEFTPGGEMAVNLFLGARMLVSGLVVRIVRVGDGHVGGQFVKLSPQQSDFLHSLTLEEQKRLAEKKKEAESRAAK from the coding sequence ATGTCGTTCCTGAAAAAGCTCCTGAACGTCGCTTCCGGCAAGAAGGAAGGTTCTGAACGCAGAACCGCCTTCAGGGTCGAAATCCCGCAATTGCGCGCCAAGCTTTCGGGCAAGCCCGTCAGCGTCAGCGTGCGCGACATCAGCGCCACGGGCATCTCGCTCAATTCCGTGGCCAAGGAATTCACGCCCGGCGGCGAGATGGCCGTGAACCTTTTTCTGGGGGCCCGGATGCTCGTCTCCGGTCTGGTCGTACGCATCGTGCGCGTGGGCGACGGCCACGTGGGCGGGCAGTTCGTGAAGCTTTCGCCCCAGCAATCGGACTTTCTGCACTCCCTGACCTTGGAAGAGCAGAAGCGGCTGGCCGAAAA
- the glgP gene encoding alpha-glucan family phosphorylase: MRPIRSFSVIPRLPPKLEVLWDLAYNYWFCWNDGVSDLFAQIDLDIWRECHGNPVAFLNQLPQKILEELARDEFFVERVRDAKKNLDDYLARTVSPVPFPGHEGRTPAVAYFSAEFGIDASLPVYSGGLGILAGDHLKSASDLNVPLVAIGLAYKKGYFRQYLTPDGWQQERYPDSDFEQLPMSLVKNDDGDPLTISVDMAGRECRAQVWKVAVGRISLLLLDANIADNDPDLREVTAQLYGGDWEMRIRQEILLGIGGIRALWAMGLAPTVIHMNEGHSAFAGLERIRVFMSESKLAFEAAVELTASTSVFTTHTPVPAGNDRFDPGLMQKYFEGYAKSLGLAFKVFLALGREDPRNDAETFCMTVLALRLSRFNNGVSELHGKVSRNMWKRVWPQYPVDDVPISAITNGVHQPSFVAPDMAALYDRYLGINWKEDPDCARVWRQAQNIPDSELWRTHERLRERLVDYARHRVADTQRKRGARRREVEESLEILDPRALTICFARRFATYKRANLLFMDVERLKRLVGNPDKPVQFIFAGKAHPQDNEGKKLIQQIIQLSRTPELKNKIVFLEDYDMSVARFMVQGGDVWLNNPRVPLEACGTSGMKAMSNGVLNVSTLDGWWAEAYQPDNSVGYGIGQGEIYDDWDYQDFVESQTLYNVLENDVVPDFYDRGHGNMPRGWVRRMKNALVHLGAAFSAHRMVEDYVRNAYIPAFKNYRELAARDFAKAKQMASWRMDVMTKWGDIHIRNVRTESPTQVFVGEPFLIEAEVWLAGLPVDDVRVELYAGPINQDGDVDRRRTIAMSPDGETEDGWKIFKGELLPQEAGRFGFTIRILPFHPLLIDPRSLGLIRWVG; this comes from the coding sequence ATGCGCCCAATCCGCAGCTTCAGCGTCATCCCGAGGCTTCCCCCCAAGCTCGAAGTGCTTTGGGATTTGGCCTACAACTACTGGTTCTGCTGGAACGACGGCGTAAGCGATCTGTTCGCTCAGATCGATCTGGACATCTGGCGCGAGTGCCACGGCAATCCCGTGGCTTTTCTGAACCAACTGCCGCAAAAAATCCTGGAGGAACTGGCCCGCGACGAATTCTTCGTCGAGCGCGTGCGCGACGCCAAGAAGAACCTGGACGACTATCTGGCTCGCACCGTTTCGCCCGTGCCTTTTCCCGGCCACGAGGGCCGTACACCGGCCGTGGCCTATTTCAGCGCTGAGTTCGGCATCGACGCCAGCCTGCCCGTCTATTCGGGTGGTCTGGGCATCCTCGCGGGCGACCATCTGAAGTCCGCCTCCGACCTGAACGTTCCGTTGGTGGCCATCGGCTTGGCTTATAAAAAGGGCTACTTCAGACAATACCTGACGCCCGACGGCTGGCAGCAGGAACGCTATCCGGACTCGGACTTCGAACAACTGCCCATGAGTTTGGTCAAGAACGACGATGGCGACCCGCTGACCATCTCCGTGGACATGGCCGGGCGCGAATGCCGCGCCCAGGTCTGGAAAGTGGCTGTGGGCCGCATTTCGCTTCTGCTGCTCGACGCCAACATCGCCGATAACGATCCCGATCTGCGCGAAGTCACCGCCCAACTTTACGGCGGAGATTGGGAGATGCGCATCCGCCAGGAAATACTGCTCGGCATCGGCGGCATCAGGGCGCTTTGGGCCATGGGGCTTGCGCCCACGGTCATCCACATGAACGAGGGGCATTCCGCCTTCGCCGGGCTTGAGCGCATCCGCGTCTTCATGTCCGAAAGCAAGCTCGCCTTCGAGGCGGCCGTGGAGCTGACCGCGTCCACCTCGGTCTTCACCACCCACACTCCGGTTCCGGCAGGCAACGACCGCTTCGATCCGGGGTTGATGCAGAAATATTTCGAGGGCTACGCAAAGAGCCTTGGACTGGCCTTCAAGGTCTTTTTGGCCCTTGGCCGCGAAGACCCGCGCAACGACGCCGAAACCTTCTGTATGACCGTGCTCGCGCTTCGGCTCTCGCGTTTCAACAACGGCGTCTCTGAGTTGCACGGCAAGGTTTCGCGCAACATGTGGAAGCGCGTCTGGCCGCAGTATCCCGTGGACGACGTTCCCATCAGCGCCATCACCAACGGCGTGCACCAGCCATCCTTCGTGGCCCCGGACATGGCCGCCCTCTATGATCGCTATCTGGGCATTAACTGGAAGGAAGACCCCGACTGCGCGCGGGTCTGGCGTCAGGCGCAGAACATCCCCGATTCGGAGTTGTGGCGTACCCACGAGCGGCTGCGTGAGCGGCTGGTCGATTACGCTCGCCACCGCGTGGCCGACACGCAACGCAAGCGCGGAGCGAGGCGGCGCGAAGTGGAGGAGTCACTCGAAATCCTCGACCCCCGCGCCCTGACCATCTGCTTCGCCCGTCGCTTCGCCACTTACAAGCGGGCCAACCTGCTGTTCATGGACGTGGAGCGCCTGAAGCGGCTGGTGGGCAACCCCGACAAGCCCGTGCAGTTCATCTTCGCGGGCAAGGCGCACCCCCAGGACAACGAAGGCAAGAAGCTCATCCAGCAGATTATCCAATTGTCGCGTACGCCCGAACTCAAGAACAAGATAGTCTTCCTCGAAGACTACGACATGAGCGTGGCTCGCTTCATGGTCCAGGGCGGCGACGTGTGGCTGAACAATCCGCGCGTGCCTCTCGAAGCCTGCGGCACCTCGGGCATGAAGGCCATGTCCAACGGCGTGCTCAACGTCAGCACCCTGGACGGCTGGTGGGCCGAGGCGTATCAGCCCGACAATTCCGTAGGCTACGGCATCGGCCAGGGCGAGATATACGACGATTGGGACTACCAGGATTTCGTGGAGAGTCAGACGCTGTACAACGTCTTGGAGAACGACGTCGTTCCCGACTTCTACGACCGGGGGCACGGCAACATGCCGCGCGGTTGGGTGCGGCGCATGAAAAACGCCCTGGTCCACCTCGGCGCGGCCTTCAGCGCGCACCGCATGGTCGAGGACTACGTGCGCAACGCCTACATCCCGGCCTTCAAGAACTACCGAGAACTGGCCGCCAGGGATTTCGCCAAGGCCAAGCAGATGGCGTCCTGGCGCATGGACGTCATGACCAAGTGGGGTGATATCCACATCCGCAACGTGCGGACCGAATCCCCGACGCAAGTCTTCGTCGGCGAACCGTTCCTCATCGAGGCCGAGGTCTGGCTGGCGGGACTCCCCGTGGACGACGTGCGCGTGGAGCTTTATGCCGGGCCCATCAATCAGGACGGCGACGTGGATCGGAGGCGGACCATCGCCATGTCTCCAGACGGCGAGACCGAGGACGGCTGGAAAATATTCAAGGGCGAGCTTTTGCCCCAGGAGGCGGGCCGTTTCGGCTTCACCATCCGCATCCTGCCGTTCCATCCGCTGCTGATCGACCCGCGTTCGCTTGGCCTGATACGCTGGGTGGGCTAG
- the dut gene encoding dUTP diphosphatase gives MPSTHDLLPVKFKILHPVWEEHPLRRATEHSAGIDLRACLDQDSLTIDPGRRAMVGAGLAIEIGEPGIAGFVFSRSGLGARDGLTVAQGVGVIDPDYRGEITVCLLNTSCEPRTVTRGERIAQLVFMPFRAPEISIRAELSDTARGAGGFGHTGNL, from the coding sequence ATGCCGTCCACGCACGATCTTCTGCCCGTGAAGTTCAAGATCCTCCATCCTGTCTGGGAGGAGCACCCCTTGCGCCGCGCCACTGAGCACAGCGCCGGGATCGACCTGCGCGCCTGCCTCGACCAGGATTCCCTGACCATCGACCCCGGACGGCGGGCCATGGTCGGCGCGGGCCTGGCCATCGAGATCGGCGAACCCGGCATCGCGGGCTTCGTCTTCTCGCGCAGCGGGCTTGGCGCGCGAGACGGCCTGACCGTGGCCCAGGGCGTGGGCGTCATCGACCCCGACTACCGGGGCGAGATCACGGTCTGCCTGCTCAACACCTCGTGTGAGCCGAGGACCGTCACGCGCGGCGAACGCATCGCGCAACTCGTGTTCATGCCCTTCCGGGCTCCAGAAATATCGATCCGGGCCGAGCTTTCCGACACCGCGCGGGGCGCGGGCGGCTTCGGGCACACCGGCAACCTCTAA